The genome window ACAGCATAAAAATCTCAGAACAACTGATCAATAGCATAAAAATGGAACCTTTCCAGAGTGGCTTTAGTGAACCAAGAGGCGTTATTGGACGTAGGCCGAAGAGTAATGGAATAACCCCCTTTAGAAATCTGATCTTTTGCAGATTTGAGATGAGAAAGAAATGGTTCCAGCAGCCCAGAAGCAAATTTCTCATTCTTGTTACCAGCAAAAATTACAAGATCACACCTTTATTACACCATTAAGCAAACCAATCAAAATAAGCGAGTTTTCTCACAAATAAATGGACAAATTTGCATGAAAAGCACAACTGTTTTACCTGGTTCTAGTTGGTGTAAGCTGAAACAGAACATAATCAAGATGGGTTCTCGAGTCCATACTTTTTCACGCACAAAAGCACACACTCAGAGAAACAAAGAAACAGGAATCAGAAAGTCTTGTTGTTTCAGCACATTAGTCTTCTTGGAAGACGATTCTTGCAATTCTTTAATCAGAAATTTAGATAATGGACAGGAAAAGGGGAGGCGATGAAGCTCCTGGGGCACATGCTGCTACATGCTGGCAAGTGAGTGAATGTGAAACACAGGGAGGGATTTCTACCGGGATTCAAACGTGGGGTCCACTATCCCCAGCCGACATGTCCTCTCTACTGCTCTAGTAGTATAGTACTATTACTATAAATAAAAAAGTAGCAAGTTCATATCAAGGTAGAAATTGGTGCCTAATATTCTGTAGCATAGTGAAGGAATATTAGATGTCTGCGTCAGAAATAGAATTATGAATAATGTATTGATAGGAACCAGGAAGGAGCCATTGGCAATTTGGATATTGGCCCATTGTTAGAGGTTAGTTGAGAAGTCGTTTCAGTGTGTTGTTTAGCCTTATAATGCAGCTGTTGTAACCTTGTAATCTTGTGTTTAAAGATAATAAAGAGGGCTCCTCCATTCCGGCAGCAGCTCCATTTGGTTTACTGACAAACCACCTCACCATACTGCAGCCTTCTTCTCTAAGAAGAGAAATGCAAGAGGGGGTGGGGTTAAAATCTTTGATCAAAACTGGCATCGCTTTACTTTGCTGTCACTCTCAATGTTGTAGTAGAGTAAGAATGAGGGCAAGGAATAATCAATTGCATTACAGGTTGGAGTTGCACCTGATTGTATGAACCAGACTTTTCCAAGGGAAAAATATCCACTACTTGGAGCTCTTCCTTCTACGCAATACAACTGgacctctttctttctttcttatttattttcttcttatttatttattttttttactatacatatatatatatatatatatacctttTCAATTGTTAGGAACTGTCCCAATTTCTATATACCTATGTGTATTTCTTTCCTTTGACACTTGTTATGCAGCCAAGCACGAGAACAGCGATATATTCTAAATTCATCATCAAGAACATCAGCTGATTCACTAAAATGTGTCAATGTGGAACAtaacatgtatatatatggatCGAGTAGTAAAAGAATGTTGTTGAGAAGATGTTCCAAAGAAAGAAAGCGGCTAAAATATGATTAACCTCTTGTAAAACGAATGTCCTCCCCCCGGATGAAAGAGGAAGAGGAAATTAATTATGCATGTGTGGGTGATTTCACAACTGGCAACATTTGTCTTTGTTATAATCAACTTGGCAGCAATTATTGGTTTGACTAATTACAAATATCATTGGATAATTATCATACACATGCAGAACCAGGTAGGACTAGACTTGATCATACTCATTCACAAACCTTTTCTGTCTCGTAGTTTTAGCTGTAACTAGTACTGTTGTTGCTGTTGATCTTGCCTGGCCCGTCAAATATTCAGATCTAGTTCTGGGACTAATTcatgttcccttttttttttattattattaatgatGATTAGTAACACAATACCTGCAGATTCCGGaaaaaacatatatcaagacaAATAACATTCCCTTTCATTTGTGTTCCTTTGCTTGGTGCATGAATGTTAGAGATATACATGAATATACTACTAGCAGCTAACAAGAAAAAATTTCAGAGAGGAAGTGTAAGCAAGAGATTTCGGGTTCGAGTCCTTTCgcttgtattaaaaaaaaaacctgcgGTGGGGAAAAATTTTTCTTCACATAAAACTTGCCTGGGCTATACACAACGTATACCACAGAAAAAGTTGTTTACCGCTACACTAGATAAAATCCGACCCAATTTCCCAGTTTGAATTATGGCCCTTTCCTCTACTTGGATAAAGTGGGATCAGAAGTAGCCATCGGAGTTTGCATCTTGTGAATGAATAAGTTTTAGGCTGGCTAGTATGGATGGGGCTGTAAATGGGCTTCCACGCCTCCATAATAAATGCCCGGAGCCGAACGAGCTTAATATAAGTTGCTCTTAATTTGGAAACCCCACCACTGCTCAACTTCCATAGTTACATAATACTAAATCTAAAATTTGAGAGCTCCACACCATGATAAGGGATTAGTCAAAATTTTAGCAAAAAGTTGGGGGATAATTCGTTTGGGGGAACGAGGAAGCATCTTAATTAATCGCATTCTGCTTAATCAAGACACGGAGTTGGGGGAAAGAAAAAGGCATAGAGCAAAAAATGATGTCCTGAATAAGTAACATTTGTCGGTCTCAATTTTGTGGTCCTTAGGTGAAGATGATTAGACAAAGAAAGTCCCTTACCCTCATAAAAGGATATTTATTGGAGATTATTTGGGACATTGAGTTACCTTTGTTTAGTtggatatcttttttttttaggtagGAAGAAGTTTGGATAAATGCAGCTCCAATCACCCTTACGAATTAGGGGCATGCATTCGAAACTACTTACTATAAGTTGGGTCCCATGATTATACCAAATTTTCATTATTCTGTTCTTGATTAAGAAAAAACCTTTAGTTTTTAGGTACTCATTCTAAAACTTTGTGCCCTCTAATGATCACCGTCcattaaaagaaagaaatgctAAACTAGGTGCATGCGAAGAATAGAAGAATTATGAAAAAGATAATCAGTGGCCAATTAGGTATttgggtttttcttttccttttccttttcctttttgttttgttttgttttgtagtAGTGGCTGACAAGATTCAAAAACATTATATGAGAAAAAACCATAGTACCATAGTAATGGTGGGCATTAGTGATGGACTAGATCAAACAAGTAACTCTTAGACTCATTCTCgccaaacaacaacaacaacaaaaaaaaaaaaaaagaaaaaagaaaacaagactCATTCAACAGAGCCACAGGTCAGCTTTTTcagtttcttgaaaaattttgggGAACAAAATCCATATTTTATAAGAACACAGGTGAAAATTTAGCATCACTGGAGACCTATGGTGAATCCCAAGATTTCCCTCTGGGGTCTGAGGGAGTTGATAAAAGAATAATTGTTAGACTCATTCTTGCAGAACAAGgggacaaaaagaaaaggaaaactatTGACTCGTTCATATGCTACTAGTACTGCCATTTTCTGCATTCTTAGGCTTCTTTTACCGGTTGTTGATGGCCTAAAGCAAATGAGGAGTCCGAGGGTCAGGATCACACACAGCCGCTGCGTATTTGTTGAGCCTTGTGAGGGGCAGGTGGGCTTTTCTCGTGTCCCCGGTTTCATGTGATTTTGTTCAATAAAGTAAACCCACCTTCTTTTATGATCCTACTTGGAAGTTGGAATTTTATCATTCTAATATACGTTACGGTTGGCtaattattcctaattttgttaGTAGAAGGAAGTACAAATCCTGGTAAACGAGGATTCAAATCCTAGCTGATAGTTTGGAGTAGAAAGGTaaaaattagttaaaaaaaaaagggatgggGGGAAGGGGGGTGTCTTTATTATTTTCGATATTATCAGGTCTTTgattaaatatatattattaattttgTCAATTATTACGTGCAACTTTGGTTGGGCCTTTAGACGCACAATTTGGGCTTTGGACAAATTCGTAGCTCCACCAATCCAATCCCATTCCCATGTTAGCATAACCAATCTAATGCGCACTCAAACTCAAATTGATTAGCTGAGGAATTTGTTTTGGTAATAGTACTACTTTGGATTGTACTAGTTAATCAATATATATTCTCCTtatttttacttaaaaaaaaagaatatttagccTTGAAGTGCCTCTAGATCAAAAGTAATAGAACAAAGGAATTTGGCCAAAGTTAGACGAAAGAAGACAAGAATGATTGTCTATACAATCATTCCTGAGTGTAAAACCTTTTAAGTACTTTATAATTCATAACCTCGTAAGATATTTATAATATCATATAATAATTAACGTAAAGTTATACACGTCAGTTTATTGAAATTACAACAATCCAccatttgtgtttttttttttttttttttgtgttagtGATGTTATCTCATCCATACTTTGTTCGAACTAATAAAACGAGAATATGGTTCGTGATATTAATGTAAAATGCCCCTTCTCCTACACTTACTTATATGAAAGCCAtaaaacaaagacaaaaaaGTGCATTAGATGACATCCTTATCCTTAGGGGAGGCCAAGGATACATCTAAAGTGCCTTAGATGAGTTAATAGTACGAAAATGTTTCAATGCGTCCGGTAATTAAGAAAGCTATTTAATTAGTTACGACTCGTAAAAGTGCTTCAATGCACCATGTAGAGCTTTCAAGACTAGATGATATAAGCGATTAGCGCTGCAAACAAGTCGAGTTAAATCGTGCTCACGAACCGATCCGCGAgctaacgagtttaatattttgaaatcGAATTCGAGCTCGACTTTAACTCGACTAATTCGAGCTCGATATTGATCAAACTCGACTCGAGCGGCTCTATTCATTCGCACCCGTATAAGCAACAACTGGTTGTTTAGTAAAACATTACCAATTCTATATTCCACGGTGCCCCCAATGTGAACTTCAGAAGATTTTAAAACAAGTTCTGAATTGTCAAAGCTCTGCTGTGATGACTCTTGGTTTTCAGGATTACACACAAGAAAGGGCATGTGACTAAGTTCTAATTCTTGAACCTTGACGGAAGAAGGGAATTCAAATCGAACCTTGTAAAATTGTTAAAAGGTTTCTTAGAAGACGACATTTACGCCGAAGCTCCGCGGGCGGCGCCAAAACAagtttttatttgttgttttactTTTCAATTAAGAAAATGGGGTGTGAACTGGTAATATATTGATTGGCATCTAACAATACTCAGAATATCACGGTaaccttcttttttttgtttttcagttAGGACGTTATGATAATATAATTAGAGACTTATAGCTAGCTAGGGTAAATTCAAAAGTATATTAGTGTGCTTTTTGGAGATTACATTATTATGTTGAACTTAtctaataaaaaattaacatttttagcgctttattttaattgattacaGATAAGAGTTGAACTGTGGAGTGTATATTATTCTCGTAACTATATATAGTCAGCAATCGAAATGTAGAACCGTGAAGACCCATCAGTGAAATATTATTCTCTTAACTATAGTCAGCAATCGAAATCTAGAACCATGAAAACCCATCAACGAATTTTACTAATTAATGTATcaaaaaacagaaaaacaaaaacaaaagcaaaaggggCTGAAACAAAATTATGAAAAACTGGTTGATAAATGACCAGCCGATACATGcaattgaaagagaaaaagtGCTTCATTGACAAAATTCCAATTGAAAAGTTGAGGAGCTCCTCCGGTGGTCACAATTCTTTGGTGCTTGTGGAAGCATCATATCATGCATGAAGTAGGAAACAGAGAGTTATGACCGTAAACCTTTTTTATGATGAGTTTATGCTACgcagagcttttttttttttccttcctctttTCTTGGTCCATGAAGAAAACTTTCAACTGGTACTCAACGTACGAGTATCAATTAAAATTGAAGtactttttttggtttttcaagCATTGAagttaaattgaaaattttcaaatgcgaggaaaaataataaatgtaggtgTATAATGAAATGATAAATTAGTGCTAACCAATTTTCTTATCTGTAACTAGAAGAGCTGAAAGTGTCAAGGTTTTGAAATCAGAGTGTTGCTATCTTTAAGATTAATGTTGCCATTCCTAACTGTTGCACGCACAGAAAACGAATTAATTAGTCCAAAACATGTGCAAGTTAGTTAATTTTTagggtgtatatatatatatcaatcagTATAAACAAGAGAAGTCGaatttgatattttttactTACATTCTTTCCTTTTAAATCATTCAATCTATTTCTTCCCTATTTTTAAAGGCACTGTTTAAAGATAAGATGacaaaaaaatattcaagaaaacaaCTTAGCACCCCGTCGTATCTTGAGAAAACAACAGTAGTCAAAATCGACTTGTTTGAAGGGTCTAGGGAACAATTCCTCTGAGCACCCCGATCGAAGAGAAAAGTTTCGTCCTTTTATGTCTCTTGTCAAAATCACTCGGTTATAACCTGAATTTCAACCTCCTTTCCGTGGAACTTCCCACTAAAAATATACTATgtcaaaactccaaatcaacGTTAAACGGTCGAACTGGTAGTAAACTCGAAAATTCTAAACTAAACACATAAACTGTACCAATGTTATTCTTTATAAGTGGAACGTGAATGATCAACAGGCCATGCATTTTGAGAACCCTATATAAACTGCAAAAGCCAAAACGAATTTCATCACAAACTCAAAcagccaaaagaaaaagaaacacattctatatatatattttttattgcaATActcaaaaacccaaaaaaaaaataataaagaagaaGAGGGTTTTGAAATCTTCATAAAAAACCATGCAGCGTTCAGTGGCCAAGAACATACTCCAACACCATGTCCTCAGCTACCAAAATCCGACTCGTCTGATTAACAAAATTCCTCAGCCACCATGCGATGTCTTCATTAACCACAGGGGCGTTGATACTAAGAAAACCATAGCTTCCTTGCTATATGATCATCTTGTTCGGCTGAGACGTCGTCCATTTTTGGACAACAAGAATATGAAGCCGGGCGACAAGTTGTTCGAGAAAATCGATACTGCGATAAAGGGGTGCAAGATTGGAGTTGCAGTGTTTTCTCCTACATATTGTCAGTCGTATTTCTGCTTGCATGAGCTGGCCCTCATCATGGAGACTAAGAAAAAGGTGATCCCTATCTTCTGTGATGTCAAGCCATCACAGCTTCGTGTCGTGAACGATGGAAGGGTTCCCCCGGAGCAGATTGAGAGGTTTAACATGGCCCTAGAGGAAGCCAAATTCACCGTAGGCCTTGCATTTGACTCCACCAAAGGGTAAGAAATAAATCTTCATTCTTGTTTTTACTTTCTTACGTAAAAAAGAACGATAATTAATTAGTTATCGCAGATGAAAATATGCATTATGAACTTGCTATGCTCGTTGTTTAGATACGATTGATTCTGAACCAAATGGATATGCAGTTCAATTTGAAGACATAATTTACTTATACTATTAATTATGCAGGCTCAATTGTGAAGGAGGAGTTCAGATTTTTAGAGATCTTGGGTTCAATTCCTCAATTTTCATTCCCGTttcttaaattttaaaaaaaataaaacagaaatgaaagaaaacaaaaagataaagAGATTGATAGCacgattgatttgaaaagttcAAACACTTGCGTTCTTGGGAAATTTATGATATGTATGTTTCCTTAATATTGACATTAAACTTTATtgttgaatttctttgattaaTTATGTCTGTGTGGAAATTAACAGGAACTGGTCCGAAGTGCTAACGGACGCAGCAGAGATAGTAATGGAGAGCTTGGCTGAGGTCGAGAATGAAGAGAGAATGATGCACATGAGAAAGCTAAAGTTCCCTTCCGATGTGCCCAAGATTTGCTCCACCAACACTGGCAACTGATCTTAAAACCAAGATTATGACCAAAATAATACATCTGCTGAGTTTTCTGAACGAAGCCAATA of Coffea arabica cultivar ET-39 chromosome 5c, Coffea Arabica ET-39 HiFi, whole genome shotgun sequence contains these proteins:
- the LOC113687650 gene encoding probable 2' cyclic ADP-D-ribose synthase BdTIR, which encodes MQRSVAKNILQHHVLSYQNPTRLINKIPQPPCDVFINHRGVDTKKTIASLLYDHLVRLRRRPFLDNKNMKPGDKLFEKIDTAIKGCKIGVAVFSPTYCQSYFCLHELALIMETKKKVIPIFCDVKPSQLRVVNDGRVPPEQIERFNMALEEAKFTVGLAFDSTKGNWSEVLTDAAEIVMESLAEVENEERMMHMRKLKFPSDVPKICSTNTGN